The following are encoded in a window of Geobacter metallireducens GS-15 genomic DNA:
- the nuoB gene encoding NADH-quinone oxidoreductase subunit NuoB, translating into MFRAIASRIKQGHRTTPYPAAPLQMPERFRGYPLVSPANEASEATCPYGAYSKESGGCLDMGKCLFCAECPVGTIQFTTDYQLAVTNRDHLLVHPGSEHHHARPLPPDLRRLFGRSLKFREVSAGGCNACEADTNVLSTIGWDLGRFGIQFVASPRHADGLWVTGPVTEHMAKALLTTYEAIPDPKIVVACGACAINGGPYIDTPQVCNGVDSIVPVDLYIPGCPPHPATILDGLLRILNKIKG; encoded by the coding sequence ATGTTCCGAGCAATCGCTTCCCGAATCAAGCAGGGCCATCGCACCACCCCCTATCCCGCTGCGCCGCTGCAGATGCCTGAGCGGTTCCGCGGCTATCCGCTTGTCAGCCCGGCAAACGAGGCTTCCGAGGCCACGTGCCCCTACGGTGCTTACTCAAAGGAGAGCGGCGGGTGTCTCGACATGGGCAAATGTCTTTTCTGTGCCGAATGCCCGGTAGGGACCATCCAGTTTACCACGGACTATCAACTGGCCGTTACGAACCGTGACCATCTGCTGGTTCATCCCGGATCGGAACATCACCACGCCCGGCCGCTCCCTCCCGACCTGCGGCGTCTGTTCGGGCGCTCCCTTAAATTCCGGGAGGTCAGCGCCGGCGGGTGTAACGCCTGCGAAGCCGATACCAATGTCCTTTCGACCATCGGCTGGGATCTCGGCCGGTTCGGGATCCAGTTCGTGGCGTCGCCGCGCCACGCGGATGGCCTGTGGGTAACCGGTCCGGTTACCGAACACATGGCCAAGGCACTTCTGACCACCTATGAGGCGATTCCTGACCCGAAGATCGTTGTCGCCTGCGGCGCCTGCGCCATCAACGGCGGACCTTACATCGACACCCCCCAGGTCTGCAATGGCGTGGACAGCATTGTTCCCGTTGATCTGTACATCCCCGGTTGCCCACCCCATCCGGCTACCATCCTTGATGGCCTGCTGCGCATTCTGAATAAAATAAAGGGATAA
- a CDS encoding NADH-quinone oxidoreductase subunit C codes for MKDSFRTIYNGASVPLAEIPPVDINEFLQGILDSVDRGWRIVSYFGIPAPSSTALVCILANKAEGRLAAARTETSDSHVPSLSSLITQVQLFEREIAEQCGLIFDGHPWFKPVRFHHSFVPGRDAWDRTADEPLRVGVMDYYQVAGDEVHEVAVGPVHAGIIEPGHFRFQCHGEEVFHLEISLGYQHRGIEAGLAGGPHPRTLQVMETAAGDTTIGHGQAYCMIMESLGGIKAPPRAEVLRGIALELERLANHTGDLGAIAGDVGYLPTSSFCGRIRGDFLNMTAVLCGSRFGRGLLVPGGTIFDLTPGLRDDLLKRLAEARRDLTNAIELLWSSPSVMGRLEGTGTLTREQALELGLVGPAARACGIKRDVRLDYPFGIYRMTHLPVATVFHGDVCARTMIRWLEAQKSMDFIEEQLRQLPGGGHRVATAPCAGGRLAVALTEGWRGEICHVAVTDDAGRFSRYKIVDPSFHNWQGLALALRGQQISDFPLCNKSFNLSYCGFDL; via the coding sequence GTGAAGGATTCATTCCGCACCATATACAACGGGGCCTCCGTCCCCCTGGCAGAGATTCCCCCCGTAGATATCAACGAGTTTTTGCAGGGGATTCTCGATTCCGTAGACCGGGGATGGCGGATTGTTTCGTATTTTGGCATTCCGGCGCCATCCTCCACCGCGCTCGTATGCATCCTGGCCAACAAGGCCGAGGGGCGGCTTGCCGCGGCCCGTACGGAAACAAGCGACAGTCACGTCCCCTCCCTTTCCTCGCTCATTACCCAGGTGCAACTGTTTGAACGCGAGATCGCCGAGCAGTGCGGTCTGATATTCGATGGACACCCCTGGTTCAAGCCGGTTCGTTTCCACCATTCGTTCGTGCCGGGACGCGATGCCTGGGACCGCACCGCGGACGAGCCGCTCCGCGTTGGCGTCATGGACTATTACCAGGTGGCGGGCGACGAGGTGCACGAGGTTGCCGTCGGCCCCGTCCATGCCGGCATCATCGAGCCGGGACACTTCCGCTTCCAGTGCCACGGTGAGGAGGTCTTCCACCTGGAAATATCCCTCGGCTACCAGCACCGGGGGATCGAGGCGGGTCTTGCGGGCGGACCTCACCCGCGCACCTTGCAGGTAATGGAAACAGCCGCCGGCGACACGACCATCGGCCATGGCCAGGCCTACTGCATGATCATGGAGTCGTTGGGAGGGATCAAGGCTCCTCCCCGGGCGGAAGTGTTGCGTGGCATTGCCCTCGAACTGGAGCGGCTGGCCAACCATACCGGCGACCTGGGGGCAATCGCCGGCGATGTGGGGTATCTGCCGACCTCATCCTTCTGCGGCCGTATCAGGGGAGATTTCCTCAACATGACCGCTGTCCTCTGCGGCAGCCGTTTCGGTCGGGGGCTTCTCGTCCCGGGCGGAACGATTTTCGATCTGACGCCAGGGTTGCGCGACGATCTTCTGAAACGTCTGGCAGAGGCGCGACGTGACCTGACCAATGCCATTGAGCTGCTCTGGAGCTCCCCGTCGGTGATGGGACGTTTGGAAGGTACCGGCACATTGACCCGTGAACAGGCCCTCGAACTCGGCCTGGTCGGGCCTGCCGCACGGGCCTGCGGGATCAAGCGGGATGTTCGTCTCGATTATCCGTTCGGCATCTATCGCATGACCCACCTTCCGGTTGCGACCGTTTTCCATGGTGACGTGTGCGCACGCACCATGATCAGATGGCTGGAAGCCCAGAAATCAATGGATTTTATCGAAGAACAGCTGCGGCAGCTCCCCGGAGGCGGGCATCGGGTCGCTACGGCCCCCTGCGCCGGCGGGCGTCTGGCCGTTGCCCTGACCGAGGGGTGGCGCGGGGAAATATGTCACGTGGCGGTCACCGACGATGCCGGGCGTTTCAGCCGGTACAAGATCGTCGACCCTTCGTTTCATAACTGGCAAGGGCTCGCCTTGGCGCTTCGGGGACAGCAAATATCCGATTTTCCGCTCTGCAACAAGAGCTTCAACCTGTCCTATTGCGGGTTCGACCTCTAG
- a CDS encoding proton-conducting transporter membrane subunit — translation MLYALVLLPLVGALCAWIVPDNRLRPITLPAVATVHLALTALLLVNTPPPSPGGWIWLDPLGKVVLLCISLLFTVCAYYAVGYLSYRQERSNRVLCMGLLVCLSAMGLVTMTQHLGLLWVALETTTVSMAPLIYFNRNARSIEATWKYLLLCSVGIGLALLGLLFLAYSTYVAHRDATLLLGPLMQSARELNPGWLHAAAIFLLVGYGSKMGLAPLHAWKPDAYGEAPGLVGALLAGGLVNCAFLCIMRVYQICLASGAELAFFQDALVGMGLISMAFAAVFMAHQADFKRMLAYSSVEHVGILAIGLGLGKGALYGALFHLLNNGLTKGVLFLSSGNIHRSYGNKTTDVVRGALARLPWSGGLFLAGFIAITGSPPFSPFISEYAIVSNAFIDGRHLVGWLFLLFLVIVFIGMALTVLPMVMGTPPAGLEPSDYEDRLLTVGPPFLMMAVILLLGIWPPAFLVSLLTEGAAMLGVQP, via the coding sequence ATGTTGTATGCCCTTGTTCTGCTCCCCCTGGTGGGGGCGTTATGCGCCTGGATCGTGCCGGACAATCGTCTCAGGCCCATTACCCTGCCGGCTGTTGCGACGGTTCACCTGGCACTGACGGCGCTATTGCTGGTGAACACGCCGCCACCATCCCCCGGAGGCTGGATCTGGCTCGACCCCCTGGGGAAGGTGGTGCTCCTGTGCATCAGCCTCCTCTTCACCGTCTGCGCCTATTATGCCGTCGGCTACCTCTCCTACCGTCAGGAGCGTTCGAACCGGGTCCTCTGCATGGGGCTGCTGGTCTGCCTTTCGGCCATGGGGCTGGTCACCATGACCCAGCATCTGGGACTGCTCTGGGTCGCACTGGAAACAACCACCGTGTCCATGGCCCCCCTCATCTACTTCAATCGCAATGCCCGCTCCATAGAGGCCACCTGGAAGTATCTGCTCCTCTGTTCCGTTGGCATCGGCCTGGCGTTGCTCGGGCTGCTGTTCCTCGCCTATTCCACCTACGTGGCCCACCGGGACGCCACCCTGCTGCTCGGCCCGCTGATGCAGTCCGCCCGTGAGCTGAACCCCGGCTGGCTCCACGCGGCGGCGATTTTTCTCCTGGTGGGGTATGGTTCAAAGATGGGGCTGGCCCCGCTCCATGCCTGGAAGCCCGATGCCTATGGCGAAGCGCCCGGCCTGGTGGGGGCCTTGCTTGCCGGGGGGCTGGTCAACTGCGCATTTCTGTGCATCATGCGGGTTTATCAGATCTGCCTGGCATCCGGTGCCGAACTGGCGTTCTTTCAAGATGCCCTCGTCGGCATGGGGCTCATCTCCATGGCCTTTGCCGCCGTATTCATGGCGCACCAGGCCGACTTCAAGAGGATGCTGGCCTATTCGAGCGTCGAACATGTGGGGATTCTCGCCATCGGTCTCGGGCTTGGCAAGGGGGCGCTGTACGGCGCGCTCTTTCATCTCCTGAACAACGGGCTGACCAAGGGGGTGCTGTTCCTCTCCTCCGGCAACATCCACCGGTCCTACGGAAACAAGACGACCGATGTGGTCAGGGGGGCACTGGCACGGCTCCCCTGGTCGGGGGGGCTCTTTCTGGCCGGTTTCATTGCCATTACCGGTTCACCGCCGTTCTCGCCGTTCATCAGTGAGTATGCGATTGTCAGCAACGCCTTCATCGACGGGCGGCATCTGGTGGGGTGGCTGTTCCTGCTGTTTCTGGTCATTGTGTTCATCGGCATGGCCCTGACGGTGCTGCCGATGGTCATGGGTACCCCACCCGCCGGCCTCGAACCCTCCGATTACGAGGACCGTCTGCTGACCGTGGGGCCGCCGTTTCTCATGATGGCGGTCATCCTGCTGCTGGGGATATGGCCGCCTGCTTTCCTTGTCTCGCTCCTGACAGAGGGCGCTGCGATGCTGGGGGTGCAACCGTGA
- a CDS encoding respiratory chain complex I subunit 1 family protein: MTDIIIHCAVALLLPPLLLGVIGKTKAAFAGRVGAPYLQPYFDLIKLFRKGSVFSETTTWVFRAGPLITLSAALIAVLLIPLGRHVAPLSFSGDLILFAYLFGLSRFFTTIAALDTGSSFEGMGAAREVTFSCLAEPTLFFSLLTLARISKSLSLSTILTHPTPAIWLAAGASMLLLVGALFITLLAENSRIPFDDPNTHLELTMIHEVMVLDHSGPAFGIILYGAALKLFILGAVFVNIAFPVATGNALLDWGIFIVAMLVLAVAIGVVESVMARLRLVRVPQLLVGATILSAFAMLLVLR, translated from the coding sequence CAGACATTATCATCCACTGCGCAGTGGCGCTCCTGTTGCCGCCACTGTTGCTCGGGGTTATCGGCAAGACCAAGGCGGCCTTTGCCGGAAGGGTTGGAGCGCCCTATCTGCAGCCCTATTTCGACCTGATCAAGCTCTTCCGCAAGGGATCGGTCTTTAGTGAGACCACCACCTGGGTTTTCCGTGCCGGCCCGTTGATAACACTCTCCGCAGCGCTTATCGCAGTGTTGCTGATCCCGCTGGGCCGCCATGTCGCGCCACTTTCTTTCAGTGGCGATCTCATCCTCTTTGCCTACCTTTTCGGATTGTCCCGGTTCTTTACCACCATTGCGGCTCTGGATACCGGTTCTAGTTTCGAAGGGATGGGAGCGGCACGTGAAGTTACGTTTTCCTGCCTTGCCGAACCGACCCTCTTCTTTTCCCTGCTGACTCTGGCCCGCATAAGCAAGTCGCTTTCCCTGTCAACGATACTCACCCATCCCACGCCCGCCATCTGGCTTGCCGCCGGGGCGAGCATGCTGTTGCTGGTGGGGGCGCTGTTCATCACCCTTCTGGCGGAGAACTCCCGCATCCCCTTCGACGATCCCAACACGCACCTCGAATTGACCATGATCCATGAAGTCATGGTCCTTGATCACAGTGGCCCCGCCTTCGGGATCATCCTCTACGGAGCGGCGCTGAAACTGTTCATTCTCGGAGCGGTCTTTGTAAATATCGCCTTCCCTGTCGCCACCGGAAATGCGCTTCTCGACTGGGGCATCTTCATTGTCGCCATGCTTGTGCTGGCGGTGGCAATCGGCGTTGTCGAGTCGGTGATGGCCCGGTTGCGTCTGGTCCGCGTTCCGCAACTGCTGGTCGGAGCCACTATCCTGTCCGCCTTTGCCATGCTGCTGGTATTGAGGTAG